The following proteins are co-located in the Mesorhizobium australicum WSM2073 genome:
- a CDS encoding ABC transporter ATP-binding protein — MAASETILSVKDLRVRFRTLDGTVEAVKGINIHVNAGETVAVVGESGSGKSQTMMAAMSLLASNGEASGHVDYRGRNLLTLSKSELNKVRGRKISMIFQEPMTSLDPLYSIGNQLIEPIRRHRGLSAAAAHEEALKLLRLVHIPDPERRMKSYPHEMSGGQRQRVMIAMALANDPDILIADEPTTALDVTIQAQILMLLAELQRKLGMAIVFITHDLGIVRRFADRVYVMRQGEVVEEGEAEAIFANPRHAYTKTLLAAEPTGTKAPPPGDAPVVLEGRNVEVTFRIGGGFLAGEPLMLRAVDHISIRLQRNQTIGIVGESGSGKSTLGRALLRLLPSDGLIRFGDRDISTADRQQMRPLRRQMQLVFQDPFGSLSPRMTVGQVVTEGLLVHEPNLSGKQRDQRAVEALREVGLDPNARNRYPHEFSGGQRQRIAIARAMILKPKMVVLDEPTSALDRSVQKQIVELLRKLQADHELSYLFISHDLSVVRAMADYIIVMKQGKIVEEGPTEEIFSNPRAPYTQTLMNAAIDVTRFRLSA; from the coding sequence ATGGCTGCTTCCGAAACGATCCTCAGCGTCAAGGACCTTCGCGTCCGCTTCCGCACGCTCGACGGTACGGTCGAAGCGGTCAAGGGAATCAACATCCACGTCAACGCGGGCGAAACGGTTGCCGTGGTCGGCGAGTCCGGTTCCGGCAAGAGCCAGACGATGATGGCGGCGATGAGCCTGCTGGCCTCCAATGGCGAAGCGTCAGGCCATGTCGACTATCGCGGCCGCAACCTGCTGACCCTGAGCAAGTCCGAGCTGAACAAGGTCCGCGGCCGCAAGATCAGCATGATCTTCCAGGAACCGATGACTTCGCTCGATCCGCTCTATTCGATCGGCAACCAGCTGATCGAGCCGATCCGCCGCCATCGGGGCCTGAGCGCCGCCGCAGCGCATGAAGAGGCGCTCAAGCTGCTGCGGCTCGTGCATATTCCCGATCCGGAGCGACGGATGAAATCCTATCCGCACGAAATGTCCGGCGGCCAACGCCAGCGCGTGATGATCGCGATGGCGCTCGCCAATGACCCCGACATCCTGATCGCCGACGAGCCGACGACGGCGCTTGACGTCACCATCCAGGCGCAGATCCTGATGCTTTTGGCCGAACTGCAGCGCAAGCTCGGCATGGCGATCGTCTTCATCACCCATGACCTCGGTATTGTCCGGCGCTTTGCCGACCGTGTCTATGTCATGCGCCAGGGCGAGGTGGTCGAGGAAGGCGAGGCGGAAGCCATTTTTGCCAATCCGCGGCACGCCTACACCAAAACGCTGCTGGCGGCCGAGCCGACGGGAACCAAGGCGCCGCCGCCAGGCGATGCGCCGGTGGTGCTCGAAGGTAGGAATGTCGAAGTCACATTCAGGATCGGCGGTGGGTTTCTGGCCGGCGAACCGCTGATGCTGCGGGCCGTCGATCACATCTCGATCCGGCTGCAGCGCAACCAGACCATCGGCATTGTCGGCGAATCCGGCTCGGGCAAGTCGACGCTCGGCCGCGCCTTGCTGCGGTTGCTGCCGAGCGATGGGCTCATTCGGTTCGGCGATCGCGATATCTCCACTGCCGACCGGCAGCAGATGCGGCCGCTGCGGCGCCAGATGCAACTTGTCTTCCAGGATCCGTTCGGCTCGCTGTCGCCGCGCATGACCGTCGGTCAGGTCGTCACCGAAGGGCTGCTGGTGCATGAGCCCAACCTTTCAGGAAAGCAGCGCGACCAGCGCGCGGTCGAGGCCCTGCGCGAGGTCGGCCTCGACCCCAATGCCCGCAACCGCTACCCGCACGAATTTTCCGGCGGACAACGGCAGCGCATCGCCATTGCCCGCGCCATGATTCTGAAACCGAAGATGGTCGTGCTGGACGAGCCGACATCGGCGCTTGACCGCTCGGTGCAGAAACAGATCGTCGAACTGCTGCGCAAGCTGCAGGCCGACCACGAACTGTCCTACCTCTTCATCAGCCACGATCTGTCGGTCGTGCGCGCAATGGCCGACTACATCATCGTCATGAAGCAAGGCAAGATCGTCGAAGAGGGGCCGACGGAAGAGATCTTCAGCAATCCACGGGCGCCTTATACGCAGACGCTGATGAACGCCGCGATCGACGTCACACGGTTTCGACTGAGCGCGTAA
- a CDS encoding ABC transporter permease — MTDIAATAPAIVGRSLWGDAWARLKANRAAMFSLYYLVLIGIISVFGPWFVPHQYTTIYADYVRMPPSLSAYPKPDMIETALTEAIKRMRVDIKDWHQEGSQVFVTVKSTKPIDDRNIRYLDRSDAFDDTKIENKSPDGLEVTMSASVKQQYFLFGTDNTGRDLLSRTLMAGRISLAIGLLAGVVAVVIGVIYGAAAGFSGGKVDEVMMRIVDVLYSLPFIFFVIMLVVFFGRNFVLMFLAVGAVLWLDMARIVRGQALSIRRQEYVQAAEAMGIGQRGILIRHVIPNLLGPVVIYMTLLVPQVIILESFLSFLGLGIQEPMTSWGVLISVGAKNIGTANWLLLFPAFFLVSTLFALNFVGDGLRDALDPRDR, encoded by the coding sequence ATGACTGACATCGCAGCCACGGCCCCCGCAATCGTTGGTCGCTCGCTTTGGGGCGATGCCTGGGCGCGCCTCAAGGCCAATCGCGCCGCCATGTTCAGCCTCTACTACCTCGTTCTGATTGGGATCATCAGCGTCTTTGGCCCGTGGTTCGTGCCGCATCAATACACGACCATCTACGCCGACTATGTGCGCATGCCGCCAAGCCTCTCAGCCTATCCGAAACCCGACATGATCGAGACGGCACTTACCGAAGCGATCAAGCGCATGCGAGTCGACATCAAGGACTGGCACCAGGAGGGGAGCCAGGTCTTCGTCACGGTCAAGTCGACCAAGCCGATCGACGACCGCAACATCCGCTACCTCGACCGTTCCGATGCCTTCGATGACACCAAGATCGAAAACAAGTCGCCCGACGGCCTCGAAGTAACGATGAGCGCATCGGTCAAGCAGCAGTATTTCCTGTTCGGCACCGACAATACCGGCCGCGATCTTCTCTCCCGCACGCTGATGGCCGGGCGCATATCGCTGGCCATCGGTCTGCTGGCCGGTGTCGTGGCGGTGGTGATCGGCGTGATCTACGGCGCCGCCGCCGGCTTTTCCGGCGGCAAGGTCGATGAAGTGATGATGCGCATCGTCGACGTGCTCTATTCCTTGCCGTTCATCTTCTTCGTCATCATGCTGGTGGTGTTCTTCGGCCGCAACTTCGTGCTGATGTTCCTGGCGGTCGGTGCCGTGCTGTGGCTCGACATGGCGCGCATCGTGCGCGGCCAGGCGCTGTCGATTCGCCGGCAGGAATATGTCCAGGCGGCGGAAGCCATGGGCATTGGCCAGCGTGGCATCCTGATCCGCCATGTCATCCCGAACCTGCTTGGCCCGGTGGTGATCTACATGACACTGCTGGTGCCGCAGGTCATCATCCTGGAGAGCTTCCTGTCGTTCCTCGGGCTTGGCATCCAGGAGCCGATGACCAGCTGGGGCGTGCTGATCTCGGTCGGCGCCAAGAACATCGGCACCGCCAACTGGCTGCTCCTGTTTCCCGCCTTCTTTCTGGTCTCGACGCTGTTCGCCTTGAATTTCGTCGGCGACGGCCTGCGCGACGCGCTCGACCCACGGGATCGATAA
- a CDS encoding ABC transporter permease subunit has translation MLRYVFRRLLTAIPTLFVIVTMAFFLMRVAPGGPFNQERGLSPEIKANLEAQFGLNDPLWLQYVHYLGNLLRGNFGPSYNMPDFTVTELFAKGLPISVQLGASALILALLLGSVLGTIAALNQNKLGDYTVIALATAGSTIPTFVIAPVIQLVFGLTWRLLPIGGWGDGAFINKVGPVLTLALPQIAIVARLMRGSMIESLRSHHIRTARALGLSDWSVVVKHALRGAILPIVSFTGPAAAALLTGSVIVETIFSIPGVGRYFVDAALNRDYTLVMGTVVVIAIFTIVFNLIVDVMYAVVDPRVRYD, from the coding sequence ATGCTGCGATACGTATTCCGGCGGCTTTTGACCGCCATCCCGACGCTGTTCGTCATCGTGACGATGGCGTTCTTCCTGATGCGCGTCGCGCCAGGCGGTCCATTCAACCAGGAGCGGGGGCTGAGCCCAGAGATCAAGGCCAACTTGGAAGCCCAGTTCGGCCTCAACGATCCGCTCTGGCTGCAATATGTCCATTATCTCGGCAATCTGCTGCGCGGCAATTTCGGCCCGAGCTACAACATGCCGGATTTCACCGTCACCGAACTGTTTGCCAAGGGCCTGCCCATTTCCGTGCAGCTCGGAGCCTCGGCGCTGATCCTGGCGCTGCTGCTCGGCAGCGTGCTCGGCACCATCGCCGCGCTCAACCAGAACAAGCTTGGCGACTATACGGTGATTGCCCTGGCGACCGCCGGCAGCACCATCCCGACCTTCGTCATCGCGCCGGTGATCCAGCTTGTCTTCGGGCTGACCTGGAGGCTGCTGCCGATCGGCGGCTGGGGTGACGGCGCCTTCATCAACAAGGTCGGCCCGGTGCTGACACTTGCCTTGCCGCAAATCGCCATCGTTGCCCGCCTGATGCGCGGCTCGATGATCGAATCGCTGCGATCCCATCATATCCGAACGGCGCGCGCGCTCGGCCTTTCCGACTGGTCGGTGGTGGTCAAGCACGCGTTGCGCGGCGCCATCCTGCCGATCGTCTCCTTCACCGGCCCGGCGGCGGCGGCACTGCTGACCGGCTCGGTCATCGTCGAGACGATCTTCTCCATTCCCGGCGTCGGCCGCTATTTCGTCGATGCCGCGCTCAACCGCGATTATACGCTGGTGATGGGAACGGTGGTGGTGATCGCCATTTTTACCATCGTCTTCAACCTGATCGTCGACGTCATGTACGCGGTCGTCGACCCGAGGGTGCGCTATGACTGA
- a CDS encoding TadE/TadG family type IV pilus assembly protein, with the protein MVHHPIFEARRRRFRSNNSGTSAVEFALLSPLFILLLLGMVAYGIYFGAANSIQQIAADAARTAIAGVNQTERQTLVASYLTNNAGGYPFVDASKLTYQANDSIADGSQFVVSISYDARNLPIWNLFPGIAMPGTTIKRQSTIRVGGI; encoded by the coding sequence ATGGTTCACCACCCCATTTTCGAGGCTCGAAGGCGCCGGTTCCGATCAAACAATTCGGGAACTTCAGCGGTCGAGTTCGCTTTGCTGTCCCCGCTTTTCATCCTTCTTCTGCTCGGAATGGTTGCGTACGGCATCTATTTTGGCGCCGCCAATTCGATCCAGCAAATTGCAGCCGACGCTGCCCGAACAGCCATCGCTGGGGTGAACCAGACCGAGCGGCAGACGCTCGTGGCCAGCTATCTCACCAACAATGCCGGCGGCTACCCCTTCGTGGACGCCAGCAAACTGACCTACCAGGCCAACGACAGCATCGCCGACGGAAGCCAGTTCGTGGTGTCCATCTCCTACGATGCCCGCAACCTGCCGATCTGGAACCTGTTCCCCGGCATAGCCATGCCAGGGACGACCATCAAGCGTCAGTCAACGATCAGGGTCGGGGGTATCTGA
- a CDS encoding TadG family pilus assembly protein yields the protein MLRRAGKGIDRLARSMMGDRKANFAVMTALSAPVALALAAVAIDEASIYTERREAQAMVDLAAITAASNINNVNTAVVTTLTDNGMPGVVVQASGQTIAPATGKTVVTVTQGRYASSTANVSQRFQAGVTPYNAVRVTLAKIPNRYFASSLIPTPVIGTQATASMTPLATFSVGSRLLSVNGGILNALLSGLLGGNISLSVMDYNGLISADVSVLSFISALATQLNITAGTYSDVLASKATVGQIATAMANVPGLGNTAKVALQTIASKSTSTVKIPLSSLVDLGSVGSLGLGQQPSGLGVDASAMGMLTAAAVLANGTNQAAIDLGATIPGLLSTKLSIAIGEPMQSSPWLAIDGIGTVVRTAQTRIKVAATVGGAGGNVGGGITLVSVNLPLHVEVAYAEAKLTDISCPTGPDSIKVTLSARPGVVEAHLADSSSSGFADFTKPESFSDTEVAKVSLLINLLSVTGSAAFEMANNAPTALTFNKADIDAKTIKTVSTQNLTQSLTTSLITDLSLTTNLLGLPLLNLNTLLSTVRPAVVALLNGVAAPVDELVYNLLGALGVRVGQADVRVTGATCGRAVLVQ from the coding sequence ATGCTGCGGCGGGCGGGCAAGGGTATCGACCGGCTTGCACGGTCGATGATGGGAGACAGGAAGGCGAACTTCGCCGTCATGACCGCATTGAGCGCGCCGGTCGCATTGGCATTGGCGGCTGTGGCCATTGACGAAGCCTCCATCTATACCGAGCGCCGGGAAGCCCAGGCGATGGTCGACCTGGCGGCGATTACCGCCGCCTCGAACATCAACAACGTCAACACCGCGGTCGTCACCACACTGACCGACAACGGCATGCCGGGCGTCGTCGTTCAAGCTTCGGGCCAGACCATTGCCCCGGCCACCGGCAAAACGGTGGTGACGGTCACGCAGGGCCGATATGCCTCATCGACCGCCAATGTCAGCCAGCGCTTCCAGGCGGGTGTGACGCCTTACAATGCCGTCCGCGTCACTTTGGCAAAGATTCCGAACCGCTATTTCGCAAGTTCGCTGATCCCCACTCCCGTCATCGGCACCCAGGCCACGGCCAGCATGACGCCGCTGGCGACGTTCTCGGTCGGATCGCGGTTGCTCAGCGTCAATGGCGGCATCCTCAACGCACTTTTGAGCGGACTTCTCGGCGGCAACATCTCGCTCAGCGTCATGGACTACAACGGGCTGATCTCGGCGGATGTGAGCGTGCTTTCCTTCATCAGTGCGCTCGCCACGCAACTGAACATCACGGCCGGTACCTATTCCGACGTTCTGGCATCGAAGGCGACGGTCGGCCAGATCGCTACCGCCATGGCCAATGTTCCCGGCCTCGGCAATACGGCCAAGGTCGCCCTGCAGACCATCGCCTCCAAATCGACCAGCACCGTCAAGATCCCGCTCAGCAGCCTTGTCGACCTTGGTTCGGTCGGCAGCCTGGGCCTCGGGCAACAGCCGTCCGGGCTTGGGGTAGACGCAAGCGCCATGGGCATGCTGACGGCGGCCGCCGTGCTCGCCAACGGTACCAACCAGGCCGCGATCGATCTCGGCGCCACCATTCCGGGGCTGCTCTCCACCAAACTCAGCATCGCCATCGGCGAGCCGATGCAGTCCTCGCCCTGGCTGGCGATCGATGGTATCGGCACTGTCGTGCGGACCGCACAGACGCGCATCAAAGTAGCCGCGACAGTCGGCGGCGCAGGCGGCAATGTCGGTGGGGGCATTACTCTGGTGTCGGTCAACCTGCCACTGCATGTGGAAGTCGCCTACGCCGAAGCCAAACTCACCGACATAAGCTGTCCTACGGGTCCCGACAGCATCAAGGTCACCCTTTCTGCCCGCCCCGGTGTTGTGGAAGCGCATTTGGCCGACAGCAGTAGCTCCGGCTTTGCCGATTTCACCAAACCGGAATCGTTCTCCGACACTGAAGTCGCAAAGGTCAGTCTTCTGATCAATCTACTTTCAGTGACGGGCTCAGCGGCATTTGAAATGGCCAACAACGCGCCGACCGCATTGACCTTCAACAAGGCCGACATCGACGCCAAAACGATAAAGACAGTCTCCACGCAAAACCTGACACAGTCTTTGACGACCTCCCTGATCACTGATCTGTCGCTGACGACCAATTTGCTGGGCTTGCCGCTGCTGAATCTGAATACCTTGCTTTCCACCGTGCGGCCGGCAGTGGTTGCGCTCTTGAACGGCGTGGCGGCGCCGGTCGACGAGTTGGTTTACAATTTGCTCGGAGCCCTTGGTGTGCGTGTCGGCCAGGCCGACGTGCGCGTCACCGGCGCGACCTGCGGCCGGGCGGTGCTCGTTCAGTAG
- a CDS encoding alpha-glucosidase family protein, which translates to MTGESLGQGAEWWRGCVIYQVYPRSFQDTTGDGSGDLGGITSRLAYIASLGVDAVWLSPFFKSPMADMGYDVSDYRDVDPMFGTLADFDALVAEAHRLGLKIIIDQVLSHSSDKHEWFIESRASRDNAKADWYVWADTKPDGGAPNNWLSVFGGPSWEWDATRRQYYMHNFLASQPDLNFHNPEVQDALLDTVRFWLDRGVDGFRLDTVNYYVHDRWLRGNPPLASSVAGTNTETNTYLYQEHLFDKTQPENLAFLRRFRALLDEYGDRAAVGEIGDEGRSLQTLAAYTSGGDKLQMSYTFDLLGSQFSAAHVRGCVEAFESAVADGWVCWAFSNHDVVRHVSRWMRPGGDPDLVAKFSIMLLACLRGSICLYQGEELGLEEAELAYEDLRDPVGIRFWPGVKGRDGCRTPMVWEADADNAGFSTAKPWLPVPASHRARAVDMQIGDEQSVLSAYRSALALRKQHPALVGGSIRFLDTEGDVLAFIREGGGERLICVFNFAEEPATLPLVGNIGPVTAIFGGTASVEENTLSLPTLGCFLGRLD; encoded by the coding sequence ATCTCGGCGGCATTACGTCAAGGCTCGCTTATATCGCCTCGCTCGGCGTCGACGCTGTCTGGCTGTCGCCCTTCTTCAAGTCGCCGATGGCCGACATGGGCTATGATGTATCGGATTATCGCGACGTCGACCCGATGTTCGGCACATTGGCCGATTTTGATGCGCTGGTCGCCGAAGCCCACCGGCTCGGCCTGAAGATCATCATCGACCAGGTGCTGTCGCATTCATCCGACAAGCATGAATGGTTCATCGAAAGCCGGGCCAGCCGCGATAATGCCAAGGCCGACTGGTACGTCTGGGCCGATACGAAGCCCGACGGCGGCGCGCCCAACAACTGGCTGTCGGTCTTCGGGGGGCCGTCCTGGGAATGGGACGCGACCCGCCGCCAATATTACATGCATAATTTCCTCGCCTCGCAGCCAGACCTCAATTTCCACAACCCGGAAGTCCAGGATGCGTTGCTTGACACGGTGCGGTTCTGGCTTGATCGCGGTGTCGACGGCTTCCGGCTCGACACGGTCAATTACTATGTCCACGACCGCTGGCTACGCGGCAATCCGCCCTTGGCCTCGAGCGTCGCCGGCACCAACACGGAGACCAACACCTACCTCTATCAGGAGCATCTGTTCGACAAGACGCAGCCCGAAAACCTGGCGTTCCTGCGGCGCTTCCGTGCGTTGCTCGACGAATATGGCGACCGCGCAGCCGTCGGCGAAATCGGCGACGAGGGTCGCTCGCTGCAGACGCTCGCCGCCTACACCTCCGGCGGCGACAAGCTTCAGATGAGCTACACTTTCGACCTGCTCGGTTCGCAGTTTTCGGCGGCGCATGTGCGTGGCTGCGTCGAGGCCTTCGAAAGCGCGGTGGCCGACGGCTGGGTTTGCTGGGCGTTTTCCAACCATGACGTGGTGCGCCATGTCAGCCGCTGGATGCGGCCTGGTGGCGATCCCGATCTTGTGGCCAAATTCTCAATCATGCTGCTCGCCTGCTTGCGCGGCTCGATCTGCCTCTATCAGGGCGAGGAACTCGGCCTTGAAGAGGCGGAGCTTGCCTACGAGGATCTGCGCGATCCGGTCGGCATCCGCTTCTGGCCCGGCGTGAAGGGCAGGGATGGTTGCCGCACGCCGATGGTCTGGGAGGCCGACGCCGACAATGCGGGCTTCTCCACTGCAAAACCCTGGCTGCCTGTGCCGGCAAGCCATCGCGCCCGCGCGGTCGATATGCAGATCGGCGACGAGCAATCGGTGCTGTCGGCCTACCGCTCGGCGCTTGCCTTGCGCAAACAGCATCCGGCGCTGGTCGGCGGCTCGATCCGCTTTCTCGATACCGAGGGCGACGTGCTCGCCTTCATCCGCGAAGGTGGCGGGGAGAGGTTGATCTGTGTCTTCAATTTCGCTGAGGAGCCGGCGACCTTGCCGTTGGTGGGTAATATCGGACCCGTCACGGCTATCTTCGGCGGGACCGCTTCTGTCGAGGAAAACACCCTCTCGCTGCCAACTCTCGGCTGCTTTCTCGGTCGGCTCGACTGA